The DNA region GTCCAGGGTCTGTAGGGCGGTAAAGTTGAGGAGCAGATCTGGGGGCAGCCTCTGGAGCTTGTTTGCAGACACATCCAGCCAGCTCAAGGCCACCAGTCCCTCCAGCCAGTCCACCTTAAGAGTCTCTAGTCTGTTTCCTTTCAGCACCAAGGAGCGGAGGGCTGCCGAGTTTCTGAAGAGTCCACTGGGTAGCTCAGACAGGCTGTTACCTGTCAGGTCCAGCACCGTCAGGGTGGGTGTGGGTGCCAGGAGCCCAGAGCTCACATTGACAATCCTGTTGCCAGCGAGGTGCAATTCCTTGAGATTAGGGAGGCCCCTGAGGGCATCACTTGAGAGCTGTGAGAGGTTGGTATATTCTACAAAGACATAAATAGTATCCACAGGAAGGCCCTTGGGGAAGCTGTCCAGGGGGCCACAGGTGGCTGATGTGCCATCGACTGGCAAGGTACAGTTGCAGGCCTTGGGGCACTGAGGAACCCCTTGTCCAAGAGATGGGAAGAGCAGAAAAAATAGCAGCAGCTGCATGGCTAGAGAACTACCCGTGCCATAGGCAGCCAGTCTGTGGACACAAAGGGATGAATCACTACTTGGATGGAGTTCAGTGTTGTCCAAATCACCTCAGTTCTCTGAACCTCAGGATGGGGATAAGGCAAGGGGGTAAACCAGATATAGTTCTTTGAACTATAGCAGTAACTTGGAACTTTAGCAGTAAATTTCTAATAGTTTTCCCCACCTCCACGGTCTCCCCTTCCAATCAACCCTTCACACCTGCCCcaattctcttcttcccaaatGATCTTGTTTTGACTCCTCTGTtcaaaaatctgacattcaagccccgccccacccccaacctggaAACACgctccctttccagcctcatcttacattgtatgttctaaggttccttccaaaggatcacaggatttagtgTTAGAAGGGGCCATAGAAAGCCCCTGGAGCAACCTCCTCCCTTTCTGTCTGAGGAAACAGGACCCAGGAAGTGGTGACTTGCTTAAGACCAACAGCCAGTTAGCGGCAGAGGTGGGCACTAGAATGGAGGTCCTCCGATTCCAAATGAAGAGAGATAGTTCCAATACATGATACCActtctgacattctaagttctaacgTTCTGAGGCTCTGTTCAATTGTGACATGGTATTTTTGTAAAGCTTTTTACAGTTCGGACACTCTATGAATATATTGAATTTGAACAATGATTCTGTTCAGGAGAGAGCGCTCCTTCCTCCGAAAGGCCCTTCCCAGGTTCAGAGTTACACATTGTCTCTCTACCCCAGGTTGTGTTTCTCTTccccactctccccatcccccagcaGGATTTGGAGGAGGCTGTCATCCTTTTTACCACTGACTCAGTGTCTTTGCTCACACTCTGTCCTTTTCAGCAGAAtgttcccccccctccccttttttcccaGCCATATTCTACCTGAAGCATCACTTTCTCCAGGAATCCTTCCCACTATTCTCCTCAACTGCTCAGAACTTTTAGAATTCACAGTATCAGTGCTGAAGGAgactaatccaatcccttcattttacaggagaggaaactgaggaccaaagagagAATGTGACTTAAAGTTAATTAGCCAGTTATCGTCTAAGCCACATGGTCTAGACTTGGCACTGGGTATCCTGACTAATGGCCCTGTCCCTTACCATCTCCCTAAGAGGCTGAACAGGACCCAGaaattcccttcttccccttctcttgctCCCCCATCCGCATTCCAAGCTTTCTGTCTCAGTgtctggtgtgtgtgtgcgctcaCGCGCGCATGCACCCGCTAGTTGTCTCTACATTTGTGAGTATGTGTATTTCtacctctatctgtctctgtgcTGAGgtctgttttgtatttgtgttctgccTTTGTATTTGTCTGTGTCATTATAGGTCTGTCAGTGAGCTAGATATGTTTATCCTTGTGTGTG from Trichosurus vulpecula isolate mTriVul1 chromosome 1, mTriVul1.pri, whole genome shotgun sequence includes:
- the LRG1 gene encoding leucine-rich alpha-2-glycoprotein; the protein is MFSYNSEPGQRLAAYGTGSSLAMQLLLFFLLFPSLGQGVPQCPKACNCTLPVDGTSATCGPLDSFPKGLPVDTIYVFVEYTNLSQLSSDALRGLPNLKELHLAGNRIVNVSSGLLAPTPTLTVLDLTGNSLSELPSGLFRNSAALRSLVLKGNRLETLKVDWLEGLVALSWLDVSANKLQRLPPDLLLNFTALQTLDLSNNRLLELPPNLLKGLPHLERLHLEGNQLQTLAEVTFSATPHLCYLFLQGNRLNNLPLSIFSTLGELDMLDLSNNSLAQVPDGLLDKVGPMKVGFDLSENPWKCDEKLCGLYHWLLKNQDKMFFKNKSLCDSPKDQAGQTLLEVAKKRVCPKQ